A portion of the Myxococcales bacterium genome contains these proteins:
- the rpsC gene encoding 30S ribosomal protein S3, with translation MGQKVHPHGFRLGVIKTWNSKWFEDKSYAKWLHEDIRIKRAVKDFLMHAGIASVEVERAANTARVIIYAAKPGMVIGKGGKSIEVLKVGNLKTAAKGEPLFPGLQSFTESEVLPPDVREIRKAETAAQLVAESVAQQLERRVAFRRAMKKAVSTSMKFGAKGIRIRCSGRLGGSEMSRVETYREGRVPLHTLRADIEFGTAEARTKYGIIGVKCWIFKGEVLQRRNRRSPLDAA, from the coding sequence ATGGGTCAGAAAGTTCATCCCCACGGCTTCCGCCTTGGCGTCATCAAGACCTGGAACTCGAAGTGGTTCGAGGACAAGTCGTACGCCAAGTGGCTCCATGAGGACATCCGCATCAAGCGGGCCGTGAAGGACTTCCTCATGCACGCCGGCATCGCCAGCGTCGAGGTCGAGCGCGCGGCCAACACGGCTCGCGTCATCATCTACGCGGCCAAGCCCGGCATGGTCATCGGCAAGGGCGGCAAGAGCATCGAAGTGCTCAAGGTCGGCAACCTGAAGACGGCCGCCAAGGGCGAGCCGCTCTTCCCCGGCCTCCAGTCCTTCACCGAGAGCGAAGTGCTCCCGCCGGACGTCCGCGAGATCCGCAAGGCCGAGACGGCCGCGCAGCTCGTGGCCGAGTCGGTTGCGCAGCAGCTCGAGCGCCGCGTCGCTTTCCGCCGCGCCATGAAGAAGGCCGTCTCGACGTCGATGAAGTTCGGCGCCAAGGGCATCCGCATCCGCTGCTCGGGCCGCCTCGGTGGCAGCGAAATGAGCCGCGTCGAAACCTACCGTGAGGGGCGCGTGCCGCTCCACACGCTTCGCGCCGACATCGAGTTCGGCACCGCCGAGGCCCGTACCAAGTACGGAATCATCGGCGTCAAATGCTGGATCTTCAAGGGCGAGGTCCTGCAACGCAGGAACCGCCGCTCGCCGCTCGACGCCGCCTGA
- the rplV gene encoding 50S ribosomal protein L22, with protein MVSKAIARFAHLSPRKARVVVNLVRGRQAGEALQLLEFTRKSGAPVLKKIIESAVANARTQSPGVDLDALFVETAFVDKAPNKFMRRWRPRAMGRATRVQKGMSHITVILGER; from the coding sequence ATGGTCTCCAAAGCGATCGCACGCTTCGCGCACCTCAGCCCGCGCAAGGCCCGAGTCGTCGTCAACCTCGTCCGCGGCCGCCAGGCCGGCGAGGCGCTCCAGCTCCTCGAGTTCACCCGCAAGTCGGGTGCGCCGGTGCTCAAGAAGATCATCGAGAGCGCGGTCGCCAATGCCCGCACGCAGAGCCCTGGCGTCGACCTCGACGCGCTCTTCGTGGAGACGGCCTTTGTCGACAAGGCGCCCAACAAGTTCATGCGCCGCTGGCGCCCCCGCGCCATGGGTCGCGCCACGCGCGTCCAAAAGGGCATGAGCCACATCACCGTCATCCTCGGCGAACGCTGA